A region from the Paraburkholderia youngii genome encodes:
- a CDS encoding PaaI family thioesterase: protein MDDKEITQLLDRVLAPWVRALTLTPIKVDEESATLRLPFSGEWRHSGGMISGQVFMAAADTAMVVAITAALGGFKPMSTVSLNINFMRAVRKGDVLIKARVLRMGRNLVFGEVELFDEGGNMAVHATTTYALLE from the coding sequence ATGGATGACAAAGAGATTACCCAGTTGCTCGACCGAGTCCTCGCACCATGGGTTCGGGCGCTCACGCTGACGCCGATCAAGGTCGACGAGGAAAGCGCCACGCTGCGTCTGCCGTTCTCTGGCGAGTGGCGTCACTCGGGCGGCATGATCAGTGGCCAGGTGTTCATGGCGGCCGCGGATACGGCGATGGTCGTCGCCATCACCGCCGCGCTCGGCGGCTTCAAGCCGATGAGCACAGTGTCGCTGAACATCAACTTCATGCGCGCGGTCCGCAAGGGCGATGTGCTGATCAAGGCGCGCGTGCTGCGCATGGGCCGCAATCTCGTGTTCGGCGAAGTCGAACTGTTCGACGAAGGCGGCAACATGGCCGTTCATGCCACCACGACCTACGCGTTGCTGGAGTGA
- the traT gene encoding complement resistance protein TraT → MNGGASINKEINSNDWPACSRTYQTRILSVANKVNLDFAEAAPPLRSGLVRVIAGPF, encoded by the coding sequence ATGAATGGAGGGGCGAGTATCAACAAAGAAATAAATTCAAATGATTGGCCAGCGTGCAGCAGAACGTATCAGACTCGCATCTTGAGCGTCGCCAACAAAGTGAATCTCGATTTTGCCGAAGCCGCGCCGCCGCTGCGTAGTGGGCTGGTGCGCGTGATCGCTGGCCCGTTCTAA
- a CDS encoding sensor domain-containing diguanylate cyclase: protein MIHRRKGRFRLLIARARGWRVPRDGVIYAGCGVVLAMLALCGYTLYQSREDAIARALDSTRDVATITQRDIARNFELYSLSLQAVAEGLGRPGVLDSPRLWREILFDRAATGQYVGAMVVLDAVGNVVIDSENDVPRRGNLSDRQYFRIQREVPNFGLYVSAPYNSRLRPGSRSIALSRRLSRPDGTFAGIVALGIDQEYFASLFADLRIGQHGSVSIVRTDGTIIVRRPDDRNVTGTDISKTEFFERLLAKDERSFIATSPLDGVERLYSFRRIPQLPLIVLVADSTADIYAGWWKRALTIGSLMLILGIGVIVLAAWLGAELRRRQQVEHELERLAGTDGLTGLPNRRALCETLDREWLRARRTGSVLSLLFVDIDHFKAYNDTYGHQAGDVALTAVARCIRGVIQRPGDCVGRYGGEEFVVVLPDTDVTGAGVVGEKIRAAIGELGIAHEGCGFGRVTVSIGATTSRPDRATDVGAVVRAADEALYRAKAGGRNMVAQKGVG, encoded by the coding sequence ATGATCCACAGAAGAAAGGGCCGGTTTCGCCTGCTGATCGCACGGGCGCGCGGATGGCGGGTGCCGCGCGATGGCGTTATCTACGCCGGATGCGGCGTCGTGCTGGCAATGCTCGCGCTGTGCGGCTACACGCTGTATCAGAGCCGCGAAGATGCGATCGCGCGTGCACTGGATTCAACGCGCGATGTCGCGACGATCACCCAGCGCGACATCGCGCGCAATTTCGAGTTGTACTCGCTGTCGCTGCAGGCCGTCGCCGAGGGCCTCGGCCGTCCGGGTGTGCTCGATTCGCCGCGGTTGTGGCGCGAGATCCTGTTCGATCGCGCGGCGACCGGGCAATACGTCGGCGCGATGGTCGTGCTCGACGCAGTGGGCAACGTCGTGATCGATTCGGAAAACGACGTGCCGCGCAGGGGAAACCTCTCTGACCGCCAGTACTTCAGGATTCAACGCGAAGTTCCGAATTTCGGGCTCTATGTCAGCGCGCCGTATAACTCGAGACTCAGACCCGGTTCGCGCAGCATCGCGCTGAGCCGGCGACTGTCGCGGCCGGACGGAACGTTTGCGGGAATCGTCGCACTCGGTATCGACCAGGAGTATTTCGCCAGCCTGTTCGCGGATCTGAGGATAGGGCAGCACGGCTCGGTGTCGATCGTCAGAACGGACGGCACGATCATCGTGCGACGGCCCGACGATCGAAACGTAACCGGCACCGATATCAGCAAGACGGAGTTCTTCGAGCGGCTGCTCGCGAAAGACGAGCGCAGCTTTATCGCGACTTCGCCGCTCGATGGCGTCGAGCGCCTCTACTCGTTCAGACGGATTCCACAATTGCCGTTGATCGTGCTGGTCGCCGATTCGACTGCCGATATCTACGCGGGCTGGTGGAAGCGCGCGCTGACGATCGGTTCGCTGATGCTAATCCTGGGGATCGGCGTGATCGTGCTGGCGGCGTGGCTCGGCGCCGAGTTGCGGCGACGACAGCAGGTGGAGCACGAACTCGAACGGCTTGCCGGCACGGACGGCCTCACCGGCTTGCCCAATCGCCGCGCACTGTGCGAAACGCTCGACCGCGAATGGCTGCGCGCGCGCCGCACCGGCAGCGTGTTGTCGCTGCTATTCGTCGATATCGATCATTTCAAAGCCTACAACGATACGTATGGTCACCAGGCCGGCGACGTCGCGCTGACCGCGGTCGCGCGCTGCATCCGCGGGGTGATCCAGCGGCCGGGCGATTGCGTCGGCAGATACGGCGGCGAGGAGTTCGTCGTGGTGCTGCCGGATACCGACGTGACCGGCGCCGGGGTGGTCGGCGAGAAAATCCGCGCGGCGATCGGCGAGCTGGGCATCGCGCACGAGGGCTGCGGGTTCGGTCGGGTCACGGTCAGCATCGGCGCGACCACGTCTCGGCCGGATCGGGCGACGGATGTCGGAGCCGTCGTTCGGGCTGCCGATGAGGCGTTGTATCGGGCAAAGGCCGGTGGCCGGAATATGGTCGCGCAGAAGGGAGTTGGGTGA
- a CDS encoding LysE family translocator: MTALLSMAAFALASSLSPGPVNVVALSAGAQHGLAASLRHVTGATVGFTLLLLLIGLGLHELLARFPNLIEIVKWAGVGFLLYMAYKLTLDNGQLGAGKPARGPSFAHGAAMQWLNPKAWLASLAGMGAYAAGGDGGLVWQFAALYFVLCYLSIASWAYAGTFLRRHLREAKRVRVFNRMMAALLALSAMYLLVE, encoded by the coding sequence ATGACCGCATTACTTTCGATGGCCGCGTTCGCGCTCGCCAGTTCCCTTTCTCCCGGCCCGGTCAACGTCGTCGCGCTGAGCGCCGGCGCGCAGCACGGGCTCGCCGCGAGTCTGCGGCACGTCACTGGCGCGACGGTCGGTTTCACGTTGCTGCTTCTGTTGATCGGCCTTGGCTTGCACGAATTGCTCGCGCGCTTTCCCAATCTGATCGAGATCGTCAAATGGGCGGGCGTTGGCTTTCTGCTCTATATGGCCTACAAGCTCACCCTCGATAACGGCCAGCTCGGCGCGGGCAAGCCGGCGCGCGGGCCGTCGTTCGCGCACGGCGCCGCGATGCAATGGCTCAATCCGAAGGCGTGGCTCGCATCGCTGGCCGGCATGGGCGCATATGCGGCAGGCGGCGACGGCGGACTCGTCTGGCAATTCGCGGCGCTGTACTTCGTGCTCTGCTATCTGTCGATCGCGAGCTGGGCCTATGCCGGCACGTTTTTGCGCAGGCATCTGCGTGAGGCGAAGCGAGTCCGGGTGTTCAATCGCATGATGGCGGCGCTGCTCGCTCTCAGTGCGATGTATCTGCTCGTGGAGTGA
- a CDS encoding AraC family transcriptional regulator encodes MSETIEEASAANTARAKGADAPRFWRSEALPFIEARSIDDGRKVCYAKHSHETFSIGAVTGGRSVYLNRHAREWIGAGAVVMMNPDDVHACNPVVGERWSYRMLHVDVAWFTKLQHELGFNENHAFRAFSQIMTLDAALFDGLNRLCAILASNDGEIDTLRKESAAITFFSNVQQTLNPASLPERAASGQLARAAEYIAENCTRALKFDDVCAAAGLSASHLIRAFKLRYGMTPHAYLINRRIQYSRAQLRRGALIADVALDAGFADQAHLQRTFKRLVAATPGQYRS; translated from the coding sequence ATGAGCGAGACGATCGAAGAGGCGAGCGCTGCAAACACCGCACGCGCAAAAGGCGCGGACGCGCCGCGCTTCTGGCGTAGCGAGGCGCTACCGTTCATCGAAGCGCGCTCGATCGACGATGGCCGCAAGGTCTGCTACGCCAAGCATTCGCACGAAACGTTTTCAATCGGCGCGGTGACGGGCGGCCGTAGCGTGTATCTGAACCGCCACGCGCGAGAATGGATCGGCGCGGGCGCCGTCGTGATGATGAACCCCGACGATGTACACGCGTGCAACCCGGTTGTCGGCGAGCGCTGGTCGTACCGGATGCTGCACGTCGACGTTGCCTGGTTCACGAAACTTCAGCACGAGCTGGGCTTCAACGAGAACCATGCGTTCCGCGCGTTCTCGCAGATCATGACGCTCGACGCCGCGTTGTTCGATGGCCTGAACCGGCTTTGCGCGATTCTCGCCAGCAACGATGGCGAGATCGACACGCTGCGCAAGGAAAGCGCGGCCATCACTTTCTTCTCGAACGTGCAGCAAACGCTCAATCCGGCGAGCCTGCCCGAGCGTGCCGCGAGCGGCCAGCTCGCGCGTGCCGCGGAGTACATCGCCGAAAACTGCACGCGCGCGCTGAAATTCGACGACGTATGCGCAGCCGCCGGGCTGTCCGCTTCACATCTGATACGCGCGTTCAAGCTGCGCTACGGCATGACGCCGCACGCGTATCTGATCAACCGACGCATCCAGTACAGTCGCGCGCAATTGCGGCGCGGCGCGCTGATCGCCGATGTCGCGCTCGATGCAGGCTTCGCCGATCAGGCGCACTTGCAGCGCACCTTCAAGCGGCTGGTCGCGGCAACGCCGGGGCAATATCGCAGCTGA
- a CDS encoding ABC transporter substrate-binding protein: MKILKCLLALACAGASLATWSAASAADTATLRFGLEAQYPPFESKGPNGELQGLDIDVGNAVCAAAHMTCKWVETSFDGLIPALQGRKFDAINSAMNATEQRRQAIDFTTVVYRVPSQLIARSDSGLQPTPESLKGKRIGVLQGSIQETFAKVHWEPAGVTVLPYQDQNQVYTDLTAGRLDGTLVLAPAGQTGFLSKPEGKGYAFVGQPVRDDKILGSGIAYGIRKGDTALRDQLNAAIAKVQADGTVKTLAAKYLGNIDVSAK; this comes from the coding sequence ATGAAGATTCTTAAGTGCTTGTTGGCGCTGGCCTGTGCCGGCGCGTCGCTCGCCACATGGTCGGCCGCCAGCGCAGCCGATACCGCGACGCTGCGTTTCGGCCTCGAAGCGCAGTATCCGCCGTTCGAATCGAAAGGACCGAACGGCGAACTGCAAGGGCTCGATATCGACGTGGGCAACGCGGTCTGCGCGGCCGCGCATATGACGTGCAAGTGGGTCGAAACGTCGTTCGACGGCCTGATTCCGGCACTGCAGGGCCGCAAGTTCGACGCGATCAATTCGGCGATGAACGCGACCGAACAGCGCCGTCAGGCGATCGATTTCACGACCGTCGTCTATCGCGTGCCGTCGCAGCTGATCGCGCGCAGCGACAGCGGTCTGCAGCCGACGCCTGAGTCGCTGAAGGGCAAGCGCATCGGCGTATTGCAAGGCTCGATTCAGGAGACCTTCGCGAAGGTGCATTGGGAACCGGCCGGCGTGACCGTGCTGCCGTATCAGGACCAGAACCAGGTCTATACCGATCTGACCGCGGGCCGTCTCGACGGCACGCTGGTGCTGGCGCCGGCCGGACAAACGGGCTTTCTGTCGAAGCCCGAAGGCAAGGGCTATGCGTTCGTCGGTCAACCGGTGCGTGACGACAAGATTCTCGGCAGCGGCATCGCATACGGCATTCGCAAGGGCGATACCGCGTTGCGAGATCAGTTGAACGCTGCGATTGCGAAAGTGCAAGCCGATGGCACGGTAAAGACGCTCGCCGCGAAATATCTCGGCAATATCGACGTCAGCGCCAAGTAA
- a CDS encoding pyridoxal phosphate-dependent aminotransferase: MQSAMQARSKLPDVGTTIFTVIGQLAARHDALNLSQGAPNFAPDPALVDGVAQAMRAGHNQYAPMAGIVALREALADKVETLYGVRYDPASEVTVLASASEGLYSTISALVHPGDEVINFEPSFDSYGPIVRLQGAKPVAVKLSLDHFRVNWDEVAAAITPKTRMIIVNTPHNPTATIFSDADIERLKALTRNTGIVILSDEVYEHVVFDGAKHQSMARHRELAERSVIVSSFGKSYHVTGWRVGYCLAPAALMDEIRKVHQFMVFSADTPMQHAFVDALANRDSYLGLSDFYQKKRDLLAHALRESRFELLPSEGSFFMLARFRGFSDESDSDFVLRLIRDARVATIPLSAFYTDGTDSGLIRLSFSKDDATLLEGARRLCEI; this comes from the coding sequence ATGCAGAGCGCCATGCAAGCCCGCTCGAAACTGCCGGACGTCGGCACCACCATTTTTACCGTGATCGGCCAGCTGGCCGCGCGACATGATGCGTTGAACCTGTCGCAGGGCGCACCGAATTTCGCGCCGGACCCGGCGCTCGTCGACGGCGTCGCACAGGCGATGCGCGCCGGTCACAACCAGTACGCGCCGATGGCCGGCATCGTCGCGCTGCGCGAAGCGCTCGCGGACAAGGTGGAAACGCTGTACGGCGTGCGCTACGACCCGGCCAGCGAAGTGACGGTGCTCGCGAGCGCGAGCGAAGGGCTCTACTCGACGATCAGCGCGCTCGTGCATCCGGGCGACGAAGTAATCAACTTCGAGCCGTCGTTCGACAGCTATGGCCCGATCGTGCGCCTGCAGGGCGCGAAGCCGGTTGCGGTCAAGCTGTCGCTCGATCACTTCCGCGTGAACTGGGACGAAGTCGCCGCGGCGATCACGCCGAAGACGCGCATGATCATCGTCAACACGCCGCACAATCCGACCGCGACGATCTTTAGTGACGCCGATATCGAGCGGCTGAAGGCGCTCACGCGCAACACCGGCATCGTGATTCTGTCCGACGAGGTCTATGAGCACGTCGTATTCGACGGCGCGAAGCATCAGAGCATGGCGCGCCATCGTGAACTCGCGGAGCGCAGCGTGATCGTGTCGTCGTTCGGCAAGTCGTATCACGTGACCGGCTGGCGCGTCGGCTATTGCCTCGCACCCGCCGCGCTGATGGACGAAATCCGCAAGGTCCACCAGTTCATGGTGTTCTCCGCCGATACGCCGATGCAACACGCGTTCGTGGACGCGCTCGCCAATCGCGACAGCTATCTCGGCCTGTCCGACTTCTATCAGAAGAAGCGCGATCTGCTCGCGCATGCGCTGCGCGAATCGCGCTTCGAATTGTTGCCGAGCGAAGGCAGTTTCTTTATGCTCGCCCGGTTCCGCGGCTTCTCCGATGAAAGCGACAGCGATTTCGTGCTGCGCCTGATCCGCGATGCGCGCGTCGCGACGATTCCGTTGTCGGCGTTCTACACCGACGGCACGGATTCGGGGCTGATTCGCCTGAGTTTCTCGAAGGACGACGCGACGCTGCTCGAAGGCGCGCGGCGTTTGTGTGAAATCTGA
- the dbpA gene encoding ATP-dependent RNA helicase DbpA has protein sequence MNSPTPAGAAFSELPLPPATLANLTQLGYLEMTPIQAASLPIALAGDDLIAQAKTGSGKTAAFSLALLARLDARKFDTQAMVLCPTRELADQVTQEIRRLARAEENIKVLTLCGGTAMRPQTASLEHGAHVVVGTPGRIMDHLERGTLVLQALNTLVLDEADRMLDMGFFDDIAKVARQCPKERQTLLFSATYPEGIAKLSQQFLRNPKEVKLAERHDDSKIRQRFYEVTEDERLHAVGLLLNHYRPVSTIAFCNTKQQCRDLLDVLRAQGFHALALHGELDQRERDQVLIQFANRSCSVLVATDVAARGLDIAQLEAVINVDVTPDPEVHTHRIGRTGRADQEGWALSLASMDEMGRVGGIEQAHKRDVEWHKLAELKAASNDPLLPPMETLQILGGRKDKIRPGDVLGALTGDAGFAGSQIGKINVTDMSTYVAVERSIAREAVRRLSAGKLKGRKVKVRLMDEA, from the coding sequence ATGAATAGTCCCACCCCCGCCGGCGCCGCATTCAGCGAACTGCCGCTCCCGCCCGCGACGCTCGCGAACCTGACGCAGCTCGGCTACCTCGAGATGACGCCGATCCAGGCCGCGAGCCTGCCGATCGCGCTCGCTGGCGATGATCTGATCGCTCAGGCGAAAACCGGTAGCGGCAAGACCGCGGCGTTTTCGCTGGCGCTGCTCGCGCGTCTCGACGCACGCAAGTTCGACACGCAGGCAATGGTGCTATGCCCGACGCGCGAACTCGCCGATCAGGTCACGCAGGAAATCCGCCGTCTCGCGCGCGCGGAAGAAAACATCAAGGTGCTGACCTTGTGCGGCGGCACGGCGATGCGTCCGCAGACGGCGAGCCTCGAACACGGCGCGCACGTCGTGGTCGGCACGCCGGGCCGTATCATGGATCACCTCGAACGCGGCACGCTCGTGCTGCAAGCGCTGAACACGCTCGTGCTCGACGAAGCCGACCGCATGCTCGACATGGGTTTCTTCGACGACATCGCGAAGGTCGCGCGGCAATGCCCGAAAGAGCGGCAAACGCTGCTGTTTTCGGCGACGTACCCGGAGGGCATCGCGAAGCTGAGCCAGCAATTCTTGCGCAACCCGAAGGAAGTGAAACTCGCCGAGCGGCACGACGACAGCAAGATCCGTCAGCGTTTCTACGAAGTGACCGAAGACGAGCGTCTGCACGCGGTCGGCCTGCTCTTGAATCACTACCGTCCGGTCAGCACCATCGCGTTCTGCAACACGAAGCAGCAGTGCCGCGATCTGCTCGACGTGTTGCGCGCGCAAGGCTTTCATGCGCTCGCGCTGCATGGCGAACTCGATCAACGCGAGCGCGATCAGGTGCTGATCCAGTTCGCGAACCGCAGCTGCTCGGTGCTGGTCGCGACCGACGTCGCCGCGCGCGGCCTCGATATCGCGCAACTCGAAGCGGTGATCAACGTCGACGTGACCCCGGACCCGGAAGTGCACACGCACCGCATCGGCCGCACGGGCCGGGCCGACCAGGAAGGCTGGGCGCTGAGTCTCGCGAGCATGGACGAGATGGGACGTGTCGGCGGGATCGAGCAGGCGCACAAGCGCGACGTCGAATGGCATAAGCTGGCCGAGCTGAAGGCGGCCAGCAACGACCCGCTGCTGCCGCCGATGGAAACGCTGCAGATTCTCGGCGGCCGCAAGGACAAGATCCGTCCCGGCGACGTGCTCGGTGCGCTGACCGGCGACGCCGGTTTCGCGGGCTCGCAGATCGGCAAGATCAACGTGACCGACATGTCGACTTATGTCGCGGTGGAGCGCAGCATCGCGCGCGAGGCGGTGCGCCGGCTCAGCGCGGGCAAGCTGAAGGGGCGCAAGGTCAAGGTCCGTTTGATGGACGAAGCGTGA
- the cadR gene encoding Cd(II)/Pb(II)-responsive transcriptional regulator, translated as MKIGELAKIAHCTTETIRFYEKERLLPEAERTEANYRSYTAKHVERLRFIRNCRALDMTHDEIRALLRLTDAPANGCGGMHTLVEEHIAHVDTRIEELHQLKAQLTTLRDQCHGEHPVEDCGIVHGLTDMDVAVPRPRHTHLG; from the coding sequence ATGAAAATCGGCGAACTGGCGAAAATCGCTCATTGCACGACGGAAACCATCCGTTTTTACGAAAAAGAGCGCCTGCTGCCCGAGGCGGAGCGCACCGAAGCCAACTACCGCAGTTACACGGCGAAGCACGTCGAGCGCCTGCGTTTCATCCGCAATTGCCGCGCGCTCGACATGACCCACGACGAAATCCGCGCATTGCTGCGTCTGACCGACGCGCCGGCGAACGGCTGCGGCGGCATGCATACGCTGGTCGAGGAGCACATTGCGCATGTCGACACGCGTATCGAAGAACTGCATCAATTGAAGGCGCAACTGACGACGCTGCGCGACCAATGCCACGGCGAGCATCCGGTCGAAGACTGCGGGATCGTGCACGGCCTGACCGACATGGATGTGGCCGTGCCGCGTCCGCGGCATACGCATCTCGGCTGA
- a CDS encoding heavy metal translocating P-type ATPase translates to MPELNRFSTDRPEVGEACRHGACGEVDARHDHAHGRDTDGECGHSHGHEHVHGADAGSGHRHEGHDHDDGHDHDHGHSHGACCASTAFTPTPLRLPASEAVGDDLRTAIRILQMDCPTEEALIRKKLARMPDVRSMDFNLMQRVLTVVHASDALEPVLAALRSLDFTPELASDAGAGNASAASIAASGAVQKTWWPLILSGVIAATSEAASWLGAPVWVVAGLAVVAIASCGLTTYRKGWVALRNGNMNINALMSIAVTGAALLGQWPEAAMVMVLFTIAELIEARSLDRARDAIEGLMRLTPAEASVQQPDGAWQLVRVDSIAPGALVRVKPGERIALDGDIVAGRSSVDQAPITGESLPVDKAVGDDVFAGTINQAGSFDYRVTAASGNTTLARIIHAVEEAQGTKAPTQRFVDEFARVYTPIVFAIALAVALVPPLLFGGAWHGWVYKALVLLVIACPCALVISTPVTIVSGLAAAARKGILIKGGVYLEQGRKLSRLALDKTGTITHGKPVQTEFQVVGDEADAFRYRTLAASLAGRSDHPVSMAIAAAANDDRVEHLHVDAFEAIAGRGVRGEIDGIAYWLGNHHLIEELGRCSPQLEARLDPLEEQGKTVVMLADAQRVLALFAVADTVKETSRAAVAELRRLGVSTAMLTGDNRHTAEAIAHLVGVDEARGDQLPEDKLDTVAQWSADGATVGMVGDGINDAPALARADIGFAMGAMGTDTAIETADVALMDDDLRKIPAFIRLSKATYAVLVQNITLALGIKSVFLVLTLMGFGTMWMAVFADVGASLLVVGNGLRLLRK, encoded by the coding sequence ATGCCTGAACTCAACCGTTTTTCCACCGATCGTCCAGAAGTGGGCGAAGCCTGTCGCCACGGGGCTTGCGGGGAGGTTGATGCGCGGCACGACCATGCTCACGGCAGGGATACGGACGGGGAATGCGGGCATTCGCATGGGCATGAGCACGTTCATGGTGCCGACGCGGGTAGTGGTCATCGGCATGAAGGACACGATCATGACGATGGCCATGACCATGACCACGGTCACTCTCACGGCGCCTGCTGCGCCTCCACCGCGTTCACGCCGACGCCGCTGCGCCTGCCGGCGTCCGAGGCCGTCGGCGACGACCTGCGCACCGCGATCCGCATCCTGCAGATGGACTGCCCGACCGAAGAAGCGCTGATCCGCAAGAAACTCGCTCGCATGCCGGATGTGCGCAGCATGGACTTCAACCTGATGCAGCGCGTGCTGACCGTCGTCCACGCGTCGGATGCGCTCGAACCGGTCCTCGCCGCGCTGCGCTCGCTCGACTTCACGCCCGAACTGGCGAGCGATGCCGGCGCTGGCAATGCCAGCGCGGCGTCTATTGCGGCTTCTGGCGCCGTACAGAAGACGTGGTGGCCGTTGATCCTCTCCGGCGTGATAGCGGCGACCTCAGAAGCCGCTAGTTGGCTTGGTGCACCTGTGTGGGTAGTGGCGGGGCTCGCAGTCGTCGCGATCGCCTCCTGCGGGCTCACGACGTATCGCAAGGGCTGGGTCGCACTGCGCAACGGCAACATGAACATCAATGCGCTGATGAGCATCGCCGTGACCGGCGCGGCACTGCTCGGCCAATGGCCCGAAGCTGCGATGGTCATGGTGCTCTTCACGATCGCCGAGTTGATCGAGGCGCGCTCGCTCGACCGCGCGCGCGACGCGATCGAAGGGCTCATGCGGCTCACGCCCGCCGAGGCGAGCGTGCAGCAGCCCGACGGCGCGTGGCAGCTCGTGCGCGTCGACTCGATCGCGCCCGGCGCGCTGGTGCGCGTGAAGCCGGGCGAGCGGATCGCGCTCGATGGCGATATCGTCGCAGGCCGTTCGAGCGTCGATCAGGCGCCGATCACCGGTGAGAGCCTGCCGGTCGACAAAGCCGTCGGCGACGATGTGTTCGCCGGCACGATCAACCAGGCGGGCTCGTTCGACTACCGTGTGACGGCTGCGTCTGGCAACACGACGCTCGCGCGCATCATCCATGCGGTCGAGGAGGCGCAGGGCACGAAAGCGCCGACGCAGCGCTTCGTCGATGAATTTGCGCGCGTCTATACGCCGATCGTGTTCGCGATTGCGCTCGCTGTCGCTCTGGTCCCGCCGCTGCTGTTCGGCGGAGCGTGGCACGGGTGGGTCTATAAAGCGCTGGTGCTGCTCGTGATCGCATGTCCGTGCGCGCTCGTGATTTCGACGCCTGTGACGATCGTCAGCGGGCTCGCGGCTGCCGCGCGCAAGGGGATTCTGATCAAGGGCGGCGTCTACCTCGAACAGGGGCGCAAGCTGAGCCGCCTGGCGCTCGATAAGACCGGGACGATTACGCATGGCAAGCCGGTGCAGACGGAGTTTCAGGTGGTTGGTGATGAGGCCGACGCCTTCCGTTACCGCACCCTCGCGGCGAGTCTCGCGGGTCGCTCCGATCATCCTGTTTCGATGGCGATTGCTGCTGCCGCAAATGATGATCGCGTTGAACACCTGCACGTCGATGCGTTCGAAGCGATCGCCGGACGCGGCGTGCGCGGCGAGATCGATGGCATCGCGTACTGGCTCGGCAATCATCACTTGATCGAAGAACTGGGCCGCTGCTCGCCGCAACTCGAAGCACGCCTCGATCCGCTCGAAGAGCAAGGCAAAACCGTCGTGATGCTCGCCGACGCGCAGCGCGTGCTCGCGCTGTTCGCGGTCGCCGACACGGTGAAGGAGACGAGCCGCGCCGCCGTCGCCGAATTGCGACGGCTCGGTGTCAGCACCGCGATGCTGACCGGTGACAACCGCCACACAGCCGAGGCGATCGCCCATCTGGTCGGCGTCGATGAAGCGCGCGGCGATCAGTTGCCCGAGGACAAGCTCGATACGGTCGCGCAATGGTCGGCCGATGGCGCGACCGTCGGCATGGTCGGCGACGGCATCAACGATGCGCCCGCGCTCGCGCGTGCCGACATCGGCTTCGCGATGGGGGCGATGGGTACCGACACTGCGATCGAAACCGCCGATGTCGCGTTGATGGATGACGACCTGCGCAAGATTCCGGCGTTTATCCGCTTGTCGAAGGCAACGTATGCAGTGCTCGTGCAGAACATCACGCTTGCGCTCGGCATCAAGAGCGTGTTTCTCGTGCTGACGTTGATGGGCTTCGGCACGATGTGGATGGCGGTGTTCGCCGATGTCGGTGCGAGCTTGCTGGTGGTGGGAAATGGGTTGAGATTGTTGCGAAAGTGA
- the eutC gene encoding ethanolamine ammonia-lyase subunit EutC, with protein MSENDALDKDPWNALRRFTQARIALGRAGNSLPTAPLLAFNLAHAQARDAVHHPLDADALHAQLQEQGFNTLDVHSAAPDREHYLRRPDLGRRLSDESRTTLARLPTQSNDVLFVIGDGLSAFAASKQAVPLLQAIHPKLADWTIGPVVVARQARVALGDEIGELLDAKIVVMLIGERPGLSSPDSLGIYITYAPKVGCSDAQRNCISNVRPEGLDYPQAAHKLHYLLTQARTLRLTGVGLKDDSDDLLANAPTHPAVSDGST; from the coding sequence ATGAGCGAGAACGACGCACTCGACAAGGACCCGTGGAACGCGCTGCGTCGGTTTACACAGGCACGCATCGCGTTGGGCCGCGCGGGCAACAGCCTGCCGACCGCGCCGCTGCTCGCGTTCAATCTCGCACATGCGCAGGCACGCGACGCTGTGCATCATCCGCTCGATGCGGACGCGCTTCACGCACAATTGCAAGAACAAGGTTTCAACACGCTCGACGTGCATAGCGCCGCGCCGGATCGCGAGCATTATTTGAGGCGACCTGATCTTGGGCGGCGTCTGTCGGATGAGAGTCGCACCACGCTTGCGCGTCTGCCAACCCAATCAAACGATGTGCTGTTCGTGATCGGTGATGGCCTATCGGCGTTTGCCGCATCGAAGCAGGCTGTACCGTTGCTGCAAGCGATACATCCAAAGCTGGCGGATTGGACCATCGGTCCCGTAGTGGTCGCGCGTCAGGCACGCGTCGCGCTTGGCGACGAGATCGGAGAATTGCTCGACGCGAAAATCGTCGTGATGCTGATCGGCGAGCGACCAGGTTTGAGTTCGCCCGATAGCCTCGGCATCTACATCACGTACGCGCCGAAAGTGGGTTGCAGCGATGCGCAGCGCAACTGCATTTCGAACGTGCGCCCCGAAGGGCTCGACTATCCGCAGGCCGCGCATAAACTGCACTATCTGCTCACGCAGGCGAGGACGCTGAGACTCACGGGAGTGGGTTTGAAAGACGACAGCGATGATCTGCTGGCAAACGCGCCGACGCACCCAGCCGTGAGCGACGGTTCCACGTAG